One genomic window of Streptosporangiales bacterium includes the following:
- a CDS encoding LLM class flavin-dependent oxidoreductase translates to MTTSDDGNTMTDYSYGVLLPHFGSHANRDALLDGAQSIERYGFDSVWVRDHVVFHPHAHEDQNRTHIDPFVVMSAIAATTKRIVLGFGTLIPHRHPIHAALLLGSLEFIAGPGRVLAAWGIGGAPAEFDAIGMAGWDRREVLEEQVGIMRRLWAGETVDHSGKYYEFRDVAIQPLPAGANLPLWYGGTSKAAVRRAVEYCDGWIPGRTPRRDYKVLVERMRHLADKARKALPRTGTIPLVSPAKTVELGAKYADIDALSEEMRHFGFLTPPSGGFATTGDFDGALMSGPPDVIVEEVRRHQAAGAEHMVFDLRQRFGEWEDCLAVLGEEVLPELHCGDGRS, encoded by the coding sequence ATGACGACATCTGATGATGGGAACACGATGACCGACTACTCCTACGGAGTCCTCCTACCGCACTTCGGCTCCCACGCCAACAGGGACGCGCTCCTCGACGGCGCGCAGTCGATCGAGCGGTATGGTTTCGACAGCGTATGGGTTCGTGACCACGTGGTGTTCCACCCGCACGCGCACGAGGACCAGAACCGCACGCACATCGACCCGTTCGTCGTCATGAGCGCAATCGCTGCGACAACCAAGCGAATCGTGCTCGGGTTCGGCACGTTGATACCGCACCGCCACCCGATCCACGCGGCGCTGCTGCTCGGCTCGCTCGAGTTCATCGCGGGCCCCGGGCGCGTTCTCGCGGCTTGGGGCATCGGCGGGGCGCCGGCGGAGTTCGACGCGATCGGCATGGCCGGGTGGGACCGGCGTGAGGTTCTGGAGGAGCAGGTCGGCATCATGCGCCGGCTCTGGGCGGGCGAGACGGTCGACCACAGCGGCAAGTACTACGAGTTCAGGGATGTGGCGATCCAACCGCTGCCTGCCGGCGCCAACCTCCCGCTGTGGTATGGCGGCACGAGCAAGGCTGCGGTACGGCGGGCCGTCGAGTACTGCGACGGCTGGATCCCGGGTCGAACACCGCGCCGCGACTACAAGGTGCTCGTCGAGCGGATGCGGCACTTGGCCGATAAGGCGCGTAAGGCACTCCCGCGCACGGGTACGATCCCGCTCGTCAGCCCGGCCAAGACGGTGGAGCTGGGTGCCAAGTATGCCGACATCGACGCACTCTCGGAGGAGATGCGGCACTTCGGCTTCCTGACCCCACCGAGCGGCGGGTTCGCGACCACCGGCGACTTCGACGGCGCCCTCATGTCCGGTCCGCCGGATGTGATCGTGGAGGAGGTGCGCAGGCATCAGGCCGCCGGAGCGGAGCACATGGTCTTCGACCTGCGCCAGCGCTTCGGCGAATGGGAGGATTGCCTGGCGGTCCTCGGCGAGGAGGTCCTTCCGGAGCTGCACTGTGGCGACGGTAGAAGCTAA
- a CDS encoding SDR family NAD(P)-dependent oxidoreductase, which produces MRPPERSTWSSTCASASANGRIAWRSSARRSFRSCTVATVEANREPVRDARPGVLTGHLALVTGAAGGIGQALAEAYANAGANLILLGRDLTKLRAMARRPVFAKRRVTTVALDVSAVHSVEVLRSALRSADDRYPDILINNAGIGQGAGPRPVRSVLDVTPEFWDRMFDTDVRGPLLLMQALIPEMVRAGTGSILNITSRLAYRSVPGTAPYGPAKAAMDQLTRVVAKELEHTGVRANLLHPGGPIRTGIFSEAWPVPAGSVVADPAIMGPPAVWLATPAAAGVSGKTIDARTWQHFADGRRP; this is translated from the coding sequence ATCAGGCCGCCGGAGCGGAGCACATGGTCTTCGACCTGCGCCAGCGCTTCGGCGAATGGGAGGATTGCCTGGCGGTCCTCGGCGAGGAGGTCCTTCCGGAGCTGCACTGTGGCGACGGTAGAAGCTAACCGCGAACCGGTGCGGGACGCGCGGCCAGGAGTGCTGACCGGCCACCTCGCCCTGGTGACCGGAGCGGCCGGAGGGATCGGCCAGGCGCTGGCCGAAGCGTACGCTAACGCGGGTGCGAACCTCATCCTGCTGGGTCGCGACCTGACGAAGCTGCGCGCCATGGCACGACGGCCGGTCTTCGCGAAACGGCGGGTAACCACAGTGGCGCTTGATGTGTCCGCCGTGCACTCCGTCGAAGTCCTCCGCTCCGCGCTGAGATCCGCCGACGATCGCTATCCAGACATCTTGATAAACAATGCCGGCATCGGACAGGGCGCTGGACCTCGACCGGTGCGGTCGGTACTGGACGTGACGCCGGAGTTCTGGGACCGGATGTTCGACACCGACGTCCGCGGGCCGCTGCTACTGATGCAGGCGCTGATCCCGGAGATGGTCCGCGCCGGGACAGGCAGCATCCTCAATATCACCTCCAGGCTGGCCTACCGGTCCGTCCCGGGGACGGCACCGTACGGGCCGGCGAAGGCGGCGATGGACCAGTTGACCCGCGTCGTCGCCAAGGAGCTCGAACACACTGGTGTCCGTGCGAACCTGCTGCATCCCGGCGGGCCGATCCGGACGGGGATCTTCAGCGAGGCATGGCCGGTACCCGCAGGCAGCGTGGTCGCCGATCCGGCGATCATGGGCCCGCCGGCGGTGTGGCTGGCTACCCCGGCGGCGGCCGGTGTCTCCGGCAAGACGATAGACGCTCGAACGTGGCAGCACTTCGCAGACGGGAGGCGACCATGA
- a CDS encoding ABC transporter permease subunit, with protein sequence MAGTRRQRGRRSGDHGPAGGVAGYPGGGRCLRQDDRRSNVAALRRREATMTALKRLVGAKASDDTSGLVTTPERPSVLRRAHRVLRSHSWIVTIASLVVTFAIWEWYGRGVDPIFFSYPTAIVRAIPGMISSGVLVDAIITSCQSLFIGLVGAIVLGILIGLVTGRYRLADAALNAQITALYSTPTVALIPLLILWFGLGLEAKAIIVFLSAVFPIIINTHGGTANVQGSLVEVGLVEGANERQIFTKIIVPGALPYIMTGIRLSVGRAVVGMVVAEMFTAIGGLGGRIITYGNSFATDKLLVVVMVLALLGVALTEATRRLEMLFAPWRVQLKDS encoded by the coding sequence ATGGCCGGTACCCGCAGGCAGCGTGGTCGCCGATCCGGCGATCATGGGCCCGCCGGCGGTGTGGCTGGCTACCCCGGCGGCGGCCGGTGTCTCCGGCAAGACGATAGACGCTCGAACGTGGCAGCACTTCGCAGACGGGAGGCGACCATGACTGCGCTCAAGAGGCTCGTCGGCGCGAAGGCCAGCGATGACACCTCGGGCCTGGTAACCACGCCCGAGCGACCCAGCGTGCTGCGCCGCGCGCACCGCGTCCTTCGCTCTCACTCGTGGATCGTGACGATCGCGTCCCTGGTCGTGACGTTCGCCATCTGGGAGTGGTACGGGCGGGGCGTCGACCCGATCTTCTTCTCCTATCCGACGGCCATTGTCCGGGCCATCCCCGGGATGATCTCGTCCGGCGTCTTGGTGGATGCGATCATCACCAGCTGCCAGTCGCTGTTCATCGGGTTGGTCGGCGCCATCGTCCTCGGCATCCTGATCGGCCTGGTCACCGGCCGGTACCGCCTCGCCGATGCTGCGCTGAACGCTCAGATCACGGCGCTGTACTCCACGCCGACGGTGGCGCTGATCCCGCTGCTGATCCTGTGGTTCGGACTGGGCCTGGAGGCGAAGGCAATTATCGTCTTCTTGTCGGCGGTTTTCCCGATCATCATCAACACCCATGGCGGCACCGCGAACGTCCAGGGGAGCCTGGTCGAGGTCGGTCTGGTCGAGGGTGCCAACGAACGTCAGATCTTCACCAAGATCATTGTTCCCGGTGCCCTGCCGTACATCATGACCGGTATCAGGCTGTCCGTCGGCCGAGCTGTGGTGGGCATGGTTGTCGCCGAGATGTTCACGGCGATCGGTGGGCTCGGCGGGCGCATCATCACCTACGGCAACTCGTTCGCAACCGACAAACTGCTGGTTGTGGTCATGGTGCTGGCGCTGCTCGGAGTTGCCCTGACCGAGGCGACCAGGCGGTTGGAGATGCTCTTCGCGCCGTGGCGCGTGCAGCTCAAGGACTCCTGA
- a CDS encoding peptidase S15 — translation MRTETVRFHSEGLALSGRLHVPDGDGAHPVVVQGCGWMEACCSDVSEPFHRGLVAGGYAVLQFDNRGWGDSEGERSRIEPYDQVTDLVNAVRYVTTRSDLDPGRVGIFGLGGTGAGNAVYAAAECPEVRCIVLQNVVATGVEWFRRMRREYEWLEFKERVATNRVRAACGGEDELVDPTEDLMVGTPARRAAGMPTYGRQFALSSAESLMAFRPIDAVARVSPKALLIACIEDDPVTPIGHALTMYEAAGPPKCLVRQSGVSTYEAYTVNYDRLMRSFLDWYGRYLG, via the coding sequence ATGCGCACGGAGACGGTGCGGTTCCACAGCGAGGGCCTGGCGCTAAGTGGGCGGCTGCACGTGCCCGACGGCGACGGCGCCCACCCGGTAGTCGTCCAGGGCTGCGGCTGGATGGAGGCATGCTGCTCGGACGTGAGTGAACCGTTCCACCGCGGTCTGGTGGCGGGCGGCTATGCGGTGTTGCAGTTCGACAACCGCGGTTGGGGAGACAGCGAAGGGGAGCGATCGCGGATCGAGCCGTACGATCAGGTCACCGACCTGGTCAACGCTGTCCGTTACGTCACGACACGATCCGACCTGGATCCGGGCAGGGTCGGGATCTTCGGTCTCGGTGGAACGGGTGCGGGTAACGCCGTCTATGCGGCGGCGGAGTGCCCAGAGGTCAGGTGCATCGTCCTGCAGAACGTCGTCGCCACGGGGGTGGAGTGGTTCCGGCGGATGCGTCGCGAGTATGAGTGGCTCGAGTTCAAGGAGCGCGTGGCAACCAACCGGGTACGGGCCGCCTGCGGTGGCGAGGACGAGTTGGTCGACCCCACCGAGGATCTCATGGTGGGGACGCCCGCGCGCCGAGCTGCAGGCATGCCCACATACGGCAGACAGTTCGCGCTCTCGTCGGCCGAGTCGCTCATGGCGTTCCGACCGATCGACGCGGTCGCGCGCGTCAGCCCGAAGGCTCTGCTCATCGCCTGTATCGAAGACGACCCGGTGACCCCGATCGGGCATGCGTTGACGATGTACGAGGCGGCCGGCCCGCCGAAGTGCCTCGTCCGGCAGAGCGGTGTCAGCACGTACGAGGCCTACACCGTGAACTACGACCGGCTCATGCGGAGCTTCCTCGACTGGTACGGCAGGTACCTGGGATGA